The following DNA comes from Thalassoglobus sp. JC818.
GTCAAACGGCAATGCACTCTAAATTCATCCACCATTTATGATATCACCAGAAATGGGGATTCTGCCACCGGTCGACGTGAACGCTTTGACTTGAGTTGTCTACGGAAGTAGACTCCGCGCGACGATTTCGCGAGGTGGTGACCCCAATAACCCTTTTCGGGAAAGGTGTTTCCATCGTGAGGCCAAACAAATCTTTTGTTCCTGTCAAGTTCCTCTACTGGTCGTCACAGATCACAACGATGTCTCTCGAAATGGGGCTTCTGATCGGTGTCGGTTACTGGCTGGATTTGAAGTACGGAACAAGCCCCGGCTTTCTCCTCGGTGGATGCGGACTCGGGTTACTGGCCGTTGGCTGGCAACTCTTCCGACTGGTCCGCTCTGGAATGAACGGGGTCCTGGCAGGGAAATCTCAGCGAACTCCCAAGACAGAATCAGCTTCACGTTCCGAGTCGGACAAGTGACTCGCAAACGATAAGATGAACAAGAGAGATATAAGGTTGTGAAACCTTGGAGGCACGACAGCAATCATTCAAAGAATTTCTTCGAAATGAATTGCTGCTCCTGGGAGCCATGATCATCGCCGGCGCAGCTTGTGGGTTTTCGACACAGGGACTGGTGTTGCTCGGCGTCCACGAGGGATCGGGGTTCAACGACTCAATTGTCGCGACACTCGTGGCAATTCCCGCTGGACTTTTTTCGTTGTGGATCTTGCATCGACACGGCTCCGGTGCGGGAGCCATCCTCTCCATGACACTGCTCAGGTTGGGGATGACGATGGCACTGGCGGGGTTAGCAGCCTGGAAGTTTCCCAGTTTGAAAACTCTCAGTTTTTTTTTGACAGTGACGGTTGTTTATCTGGCAGGCCTCTTTGTAGAAACGTGGCTCGCTTGGAAAACTCTTCAGGATTCTGTTCCTACAGAATCGGACTCCTGATCAAACCTTGAAGACTCGCGGACATGCTAGCCAGTCACGGGACATTCCATCACGTAT
Coding sequences within:
- a CDS encoding AtpZ/AtpI family protein, yielding MRPNKSFVPVKFLYWSSQITTMSLEMGLLIGVGYWLDLKYGTSPGFLLGGCGLGLLAVGWQLFRLVRSGMNGVLAGKSQRTPKTESASRSESDK